Within the Molothrus aeneus isolate 106 chromosome 1, BPBGC_Maene_1.0, whole genome shotgun sequence genome, the region GGACGGTCAGAACAGATAGAGATGAGAGATCTCCGAAGCCAGGTCTTGGAACTtagggtttattgcaaagggcctgggtgcagggccctgcttggagctgcctgccacagcctggagcaggcCCCAAAGAGGAGCCCCAAAGAGGAGCcctgaaagagagagagagagagcgagaggtaaagagagaggaagaaagagttacaataccataaatcttcttctgtgctaAATATTCTAATTTTCACTTGCCagtctagtacaagatacaaatcctatagcctttacatacagcctataagaatcattgcATTACCGTACTGCGTTatattttaaaccctaaaaactaatctttggaccccttctgccaagctagtagggtctgctctgacccttggacctgtctgcaagcagagggtatTGTCTAATCAAAAGTGGATTAGCCAGCCATACTattgttcagtaactaaggcttggtatctcaaagcttgctttcatttctatctcgcttatagtttccatattctcaaagtcttttgccaggcaatcatatttatatggctttcctgtttcatcttccccaacaatTCCTATCCAGATAAATTTTACCTGCTCACATAATATTCACCTGGTGCATGGAACAGATTATATCACACATCCCTGACCTAGTCTTAAATCGTAATTTCAACTTAATTCAATATTGATTGCATAATGGAGGGTCTGTGGATCCTAGATGTTTGTCTCTTCTGTCTCTACCCCAGCCTAGGGCATTAGCTGTTGCTAGTTAATCTGCTGAGTAAGAAGTAGAGAAGTGCAATAGCACTGATGGGGAAAATTATGATTCACACATATACAATGAATCATGTGAGGAGGACCAGAAAAATAAGTCTCTCACTTGGTGTGCTTGTAATCTAGGAATTGCCATGGTGTATACTCTAACAAATTCAACACCACTCCCCTACTCCATCTCTTGAATTCCTCATGTTTGCATATGTTGCaattgttttggtattttttttaatcattgcTGTGTTGGTAGATCCAGCAGCATAATGTCTTGATTTGAAAGGAAGTCTGTGCAGAAATAGAAGCTGATAAATAATAGCACAGATTAGATTGAGGAAATGTGAGAGGAATGAAAGAAGGAGATTGTAAACTGTATTTTTGTACATGTATGAGTGATTTGTAGTGAGAATAATCAGTCAAGAATGGAATGGTCTCATGTTATGTGATAATTTGGCAGTAAATATATCctaaacaaccaaaccaaaaaccttgAATATTTCAGTATTGTCAACTTAGTCAGGAGCTTCTGATTTCATAATTTCCATCCATATTCAGCTCCTACTTTCTCaatatttgtaattttatgTGCATATGTTTCTGCTTAACAATTTGATAAAAGTGCAAGCTTGCTGGGGAGGGCACAGTCAGGCAAAGAGAAGATTACAAAGGCTGTGTGAGTACTGCTCAGCAGTAGCCAAAACATTAGTGTGCTGTCCACACTGCTTCAGCCACAAATCCCAAACACAGTGACATAGAGACTGCCATGGAGAACTTAACTCCTTTCCAGACAGACCCAATCCAGTGCCTTGGCTGCTGAAGTTACATTTTGATTCCTACTGATAGTTATGCAGAAATTGAGCTGTTTGTgaggaagatttttaaatgtgaaagaCAGCATGAGAGGCAGTTCTGCTATCTTTTGTGTGCCATGCTGTGGCATTGAGGTGTCAGAACCAGATTATATTCATGAATATATCTTGATAACAGGGGAAGAACAAGCATCTGAGGAGGAGAGCCATTGTCCCAATGTGAGATTAAAGGTGGATACTAATCATGCCCTGGACCTGGAAGAAGTTGAATTAGACTCAGAAGCCGAGCTCATGAAGAGTATGGGATTACCTCTTCAGTTTGGTGGGCAGTCAGCCCACAGGGACTTTGTGGTAAATCTTTACTTGctttatttgtttctgtttgtgtaATGTTTCCAGACCTAGGGACATGCCTTGTTTCCAGACCTAGGGACATGCCTCCTCTCAGTTATTTCTGAGATGGCAGTTCATGGAAATGTATCAGAGCTGCCTTTAAGCTGCCTGCATTGCATCCTGATAAAAGCACACAGCACCTTGGTCTGTCCAGGTTGTAAAACCCCTCTGCCAGTTGGACTGAACAGGGTCAAGGCTGTGCTTTATGTGTCCATATCTATAGTGGTCTCATGACTAGGGAAACCTGATTTAAAACAGCTGTGATAAAGCTGATGCTGCACATCAGGACAGCTAGTACACTCCAGTCTGAGCACTTATTTTCACACTGTCTGCTTGAACCATTTTGCTTTTGATAGTAATGTAAACAGCTGGTTTTTCAAATCCCTCTTGCAGCTGATAAAGCCAGGCTGTTccaaaaggcaggaaggaggcATTGATGCTTTTTTTCCAATAGGGAACATTTGGGTTTTAGAAGGGGCCTGAAGTTTTCACTGATGATGAAAAGACAGTGCAATATTCACACTGTCCATTCTATGGAATACAGACCTCCCTGACAGTGAGACAGAGCACTGCATGGTTCTGACCTAAttaatttgtaaataaataGGAGAAACTTGTATGTAATTTTAATTGATAACTTGTAAATACACCATACAGGCATCCAAATTCAAGCCTGAAGTGCGTATACAATTTTTGTTGCTGTGTAGTAATATGCAAATAAGTTGAATgggaaaataatgcattttcttATGAGATTACTACTAAGCATTGTGCTTTGGACTGTGTACAATAACATGAGGGATGTGGATGAAAGATCAATGTCAGTTCTTCAGTTTTAACTTCTGTATAGTGCACCTTACATTTTTGTCAGTGTAACAAAACTAAGGATTGCAGCTATTGGGGCATACATTCAGTCCTTTGTCCATGTAAGTTTTATCATCACAGGAAGCCCCTCTGAAACAAGTGGAGTTGTAATTGATGAAACCAACAAGTTACCTTAGTGTTCCTTTCAGGAACGGGTTTCTGTGTTCTGTTCCACCAGGTGACTGTAGTAGCTGAGTTTGTTGTAACAAGTGAAATGATTGTACTGTACAAATGAAAGGGCCACCTGTTTGGGCAGGAGGTTGTTGTTTCCTTGTTTCCTATTTCTGTTAGCCAAATTGGAAGATTAGATGGAAAAGATATTGCTCCCCTCTTTTGGGTCACTCTCTTCAAGACAAACAGAGATTCAGCTGCAGGATTTACAGAGTTTCTGAGTACAGaatgatttttttgtgtgtgtgtacagcATCCAAAATAGCAAGTATTAAACATTCTATGAGGTTGAACATTATGTTTGCTACCCTAATAAGACACTAAACAGTATTTGCTGATTGGGCAGATACCAGGTAAAAGTAAGGGTCAGCCACCACAGCTGCATAAAACAAAACCTTGATGTTACCAAGACAGTATTTTGCTGTTGAGCTCAACCTTCTCACCCTTCAATTCCTGACCAACTTCCCTTTAggatttaaagcatttcttgttAATGACTTTCCTTCTGAATCTTTGAGCTGCTCATGACTTCCCACTCAGCAGCCTCACTTCTGTCTATCATTCTGCTTTTTTGTATATGTGTGTTTCTACAGCTCATCCTCACACCTTCCTCAGAAGTGCCAGTTGAGGTTGTATAGCAGGGCCCTATCAGACCCAGAAACTCTACAGCCTTTTTGGGGAGAAAGCTAACAGCAGGGTTGCACTGAGAGGGAGGGTTCCAATGGAAACAGAAATGTGACTAGAGAGAGAACAAGGTTGTATATATGTTGTGGAATTCTAACTTTTCCATTATCTTTTAGGTAACAGAAaattatagaaagaaaaataatgtgaagattatgaaaaagaaaaagaagaagaaaaaagagttaGAGCAAAAGCACGAGGATAAAATGGGGCAGGAGTGCCAGGACGAAGCTTGTGGTGGTTGTACCCAGTCTGTTTCTGGTGAGCTGGCCCTAGCTACGGAGCAGTGTGAGATGAGCAGCAAACCTCAAGCTGTAATTGAAGAGAACTGTGAAAGTTCAGAAAGCCTTGCAAGTGAGGCTTTACCCAGTGAACTtaaagaaaaatgggagaagtACTGGAACGAGTACGGAGAAGGCCTTCTTTGGCAAAGTTGGTTGGAAAAGCACCAAGAGGTGTCATCATCTGAAGGCATCATAGCCTCTGAGCCTTGGAGTAGTCCAGATACTAAGGAAGAATGGGAGCAGCATTATAGTGAACTGTACTGGTATTATTGGGAACAGTTTCAGTACTGGACAAGTCAAGGATGGACTACTGAGAACTCACATGGTGACAAAGTGGAAATTAATGGAATTACACAGGAGACTGGTTTTTCAGGAGAAATGGGCTTGGTTAGCCCAGGACCTGAGCACAGTGAAGTGCTGAGCTTGGAGCTGTCTCCCTCCAAGACCAGAAGTGAGGAAAGACTCCCTTCAAGTGCTGAGCTCCacagtgaaataatttctgggatttgtgatttaaatctgaatttggaggaagtggagcagagcagtgctgctctaACAGTAGCCCACAAAGATACTGAAGAGCAGAGTTCATCTGACAGTGGAAGCCAGAAGGAGCCCTGTGAtggaggaagcagaaaaaggagAGCATCTTGTGAAAATAAGAGTGTTAGCCAGTCAGGTAATAGAAAATCAGAATTCTCTAGGTAGTTGTATATAAGAAACAAGGGCATgtctgtattatttttaaaaagtcaattAGGTATTTTGTGGAATGATTGCATACTcgattcctttttcttccctctgcttctTTGGATGATTTCCCCTCTCTAACCTGTATATTGAATGTGTTTTTCAGCCAGAAATGGTTTTAACAGAACATGTACTTCATAATTCTTCAAATGTACTACAGATATTGGTGAGAGATCCTTGTTAGtgcatatttaattatttatcttATTCTTGATACTGCAGCTGAGACTTAAGTCTGCTGCTAGAGACTTTGtaggagaggaaaaagcagaTGTAGTCCCAGCTTGGTCCTACAGTAGAGCAGGAATGGGAGAGATGAAAAGAGGATCtccttttgaaaaagaaatgagaggaCTGTTTAAATCTTCCTTTTCTAAATCCGTGTGAATATCTTTGCATAGCTAATGagatggaaaacaaattttacaCACAAGGTGAAACTGTTTCAAATTTTGTATCTTgcagacattttatttttcatggagAGATGGGATAATTTGAAGTTGGTCCTTCGTAAGATTGTTAACACTACAGTGTAATACTGAAAACTTTATTAGTATGTTGTTCCTCAGACAAAGACAAGTAAAGATGTGTGTTTGGCACACACTAACTAGCTGTAGCTGCAGGGGTACTTTGGGGACAGGAAGGTAAGGATTTGATTTATGCAGAAGGAGAATTTCATGTATCTTTTTTTAGGTGTGAAGGAGTCATGTAGCTCGAATTCAAGTGAAAAAAAGCAGTTGCTGCTTCATGACCaagatgaagatgaggatgaagagcctccTGAATACAGATGTGTCAAAGTCAAGAGAAGGCAAGTCATGAAATTTACATGAGCTTTTTTCTCATGCAgtccagctccaggagccttctGATTTATACTAACTATACCTTTGATTGAGGATATGAGTTAAAATGTCAGTACAAAGCCACATAGTCTTCCATCACTGCTTATTGCTTTGCCTCACAACAAGCAGTAGATGTTTCCTCTCTTCCAGTGCTTGATGAAAACAATGTATGGCCTTGATGACTGTACAAGGTGATGGTGCTGTTCTTGTGCCACAGGAGTATACGAAATTGTTAAATTGCATAGGGCAGCTTGCTTATTTAGGTCTAATTAATGTAGACAATACCAGAACAACAGTAAATAATCTGTATTGTTTAACTGCATTGAATGCTGCCAGTAAAAtgctcagagctgtggcagTCATAAAATGGGCAGTATCTGCCTTgtcacagttttttttttctttcttctctaaaAATATATAGTCTCAAAGATGGTGAGATGGCTCTTCCTCTCTAATAAATTTGCAGACTCAAATGTGAAGGAGTGGGTGGAATTTTTACCTGCTAATCACGTAGCTGTGGTTTCATTCTAGTATTTGGCTGTTCTCACGGCATTAATAATATAGATTATAATGTAGGTAACATGATAGATGATGAAGGTAATCTGGAAATAGGGTGAGCAAACACTGTCTTCATCATGTAGGGTTTGCCATTAAGTATTTTAAGAGGTCATTCAGAATACTTGGAATATTATAACCCCAGTAGAAGGGCATATGTCCATAAAATTGGgtagaaaaaacaaaccaacccaaaaatcCATGCACAAGAATAGAGTGGTGTTATTTGCTTGGTTTGGTTTCAGCACTGTGTGAAGGAACTTACTTGAAACCcacatttaaatgttttcaattTGCAAGATTTTTAGCAGTATAGCTGTAAAATGATTGGTTTCTTCACAGTAAGTAACTTTGTCATCTGTGTTTTTTCCTAGCCATGAGCTGGACGTGGATGAGAACCCAGTAGAAGATCCCGAGGAAACCTGCTCTGTGTTGGGTTTCAAGTGTGGCACAGGACAAAAGTAATTACTTACAAGGAACTGTGGGGCTTTTCATAGCATGTCAGCCCTCTTGTTATTATGGAAATAAACCATTAAtctccatttcctttttgttaAACTTTTGAAGCTGAGTTCCAGAGTTAGTCTCTGGGAATCATTTATACAACTGAAAGTACCTTACATGCTAGACCTTAGTGTAAAACGTAATGTACTTTCAGTTGTATAAATGTGAAGTGGCTGGTCAGCTACTTAAATTAGAGCACAAAGGCTCTGACAATAAATGGTCCTCTCAGTTTGGAGTCCTGTGGGCTGAGATCATGATTTTTAGCTGTTTCATACTGGAATGAAGTTCCTTTATACTAGTGAAATATCATCATACTAGTAAAGTGTTGCCAGGCTTTGGCcagtgaaatttttttttagttgtttttttttaattgcatttgcTAGAAGATAAAAGCAGCTGGTTTGGAGGTTCTTGACCTCCAAAGGTGGTCAAGAGGTCAAGGAGGTTCTTGACCTCCAAAGGTGAGCCACCAAAAAGATCTGTTATTTTTCTactcaagattttttttcatttcctattCTTCAGGCTGGCCCGGAAAATTGTTTTCATCTAAAGTGATATAACTACTAGATAACTACTATataactagaaaaaaaaatctaaaactaATTaggttaaatattttcaaataaaaatttttaacacTTTCATGAAGGTACAATGTTTTGCAGCTCCACCCAGTGACCTATTTTAAATGgagcaataaaaaaatatttaagtctTAAGTTATTTTTTTGCAAACATCAACATTCATGTTAAAGCTTCTAAACTGGAAATTAACCAACTAAGTCCTTATGTATGTATCTATCTGTGTATTTTCAGGTATGGTGGAATTCCAGATTTCACCCACCGAAGTGTGCAGTACTtggagaaaaaagcaaagctcaAGTCCAAATTCTTGGATCTGCGTAAACCAAGGAAGAGCAAAAACACACACATCTTCTTTACAGAGGAATCTGAAATGACatgcaaaaaaagcaaaactttgaAGAAGGTATGTTTAGTTGTTAACACTGTTGTAATTCATAGATTTATCTGCTACCTTAGCTGTTGTTgtattataaaaatgaaaacaaaatattaattgCCCAGAGTAGATGGCATTTTAAATGTCAGTCCActgctcctttttttcttttttgttttctcccccTCCTATCTGCCTCCCACCAATGTGAAGATTATTTAGATTAGGATGGCTATGGAAAGGCATTGGTAGACCTGTTGAGAGGATTGTAAGCTTAAATGGCCAAGCTATGTGAAAGTTACTCCTAACATCTGGGTGCACGTAGCTTTAGAGGTGTGTGTAGGTTTCTGTTGTTACTAAAAGTATCTTTGATTGTAAATTGCATGTGAAGCCAGTTGTTAATGCTGACATTTCAGCAGTAACAGAAAATCTTTATGTAGATTAGTGTATTTCATGGAACTCCATGTTTTTAGTAATTTTGAAAGGGTTTTGCTTGTACCTCTAcctgcatttattttcatctaTAACtttatgctttttgtttttaaactcaGAAATTGCTAAGAAGTAGAAATATTTGTTCACTGGAGATTTTACTTAGTTAAATCTTTCTGAATATCTGAGGGCACAGATTTTAATGTTATTTCACCTTCTGGGATGCTTGGCATTCCCCAAAACCCAAGTGCAAAGCACTGTTTTCTGGTGGTGGTGATGCCATATGTGTTTTATTGAGCTCCAGTCACATTGCTATAATTTCTGATTCATTTTTGATTTTGTACCTGGGGCCAATATAGTTTGAGGGCAGCTTTAAttatgtgaaggaaaaaaaagttatgaatTTCCTCAGACTTCCAGGTAAGGAACTGCTCCAGGTCTAGAGCCATTCAGAGCAACAATAATGTAAAAAGGAGCATCTGCATGTGCCTTTGAGGAGTTTGGATTGGTGTCTGTGCCTTGGTTAGGAGCTTATGTCGAactctctgctgtgcagcagaaCCCTTTACCACCTGCACCATTTGGTACATCTTGAAGGTGAGGCAACAAATGTGTGAAGGTAATTTTACCTATTTATGCTAAAAAACTCTTCCCTGAGAGGCAGAGTTATCTCTGAATGCAGATTAGAGAAAGATAGTTGTGAAGTAGTAGACTTGGTCACCTGGGCTGTGGCAAGTGTGACTATCTAGATATTACATGATAATTATTTACTGTATTTATCAGTTAATCTTTTTGTTGGTTGcttgattttttgtttctcttttggaGGTAGCTGGCATCTAGTTCCCAAAGGCAACttgtttccaaatatttttatgaggGAGCATGGTTAAGGACTACTTGAATGTTTCAAGTCTGGatattttactgttttcaaAATACACATGGTAGAGAGTGCCTGCAGTGGCAGGTGCTTTTGAACTGTAAAGATTTTAAGCTATGCTCTGGATAACAGATCATCATCTGATCATCTGTGATATTTTCCAATTGCAGGTGGAAATGTTCCTGAAGCAGATTAGTAAACCTGAGGAGGAAGACAGGTCCCAGACAGGCACCCCTCGGGGTAAAGCAGAGGCATCGTCTGTGAGCAGCAGCGACTCAGAGGGTCAGGAGGGCGTTGCTGCCACACGGAGTGCGACGCCGGATGCTGAAATCCAGGAGCCACCATCTCCCAGTGCAGCCTGCACAGAGCCTGGAGGGAGTAAGCTTGAGGGGGAGGTGCAAGACGCTGCGGCGAGTGGCTCCAatgagctggggacagggaggccTGAGCCTGGCGGTGGGCGGCAGCTTGTCCCTCTGGATATTCCTGATTATCTCCAGCCAGAGACGGAGGACATCAGCCAAGGTAAATCAGTTTCCTGCAAACTGATGAAATGAATTGGCAGTGGACTTGATACTGCCTTCTCAAGTTACTGTGTCATGCAGTACTTACTTATTTTGTTAATTCAATGGGATTCATTATGTCTAAGGGGTAACGAAAGCAATTGAGAGTTGTGCTAGTGGAATTAGCTTATTTCTGGAATGCCAGAATCCCAGGTCTTGTCTCTAATGGTGACAGTACTTCTTTATAGATGAACAGTCATTGTTTATCCTGACAGGGTCTAACAGGTTTGCAATTTGTACCTTTTTTACCCTCTGCAAGCATGAGGGTTATTAAACCTCAGGTAACTGCACAGACCATGAAGTTTTGGGTTCAAATGCACATTGCTGAGCACTAGGGAACATGTgttgttaaaattattttataggatttaaaaaaaatcaatattatgCACTTTTCTATTTAACATgaaacaaaggaaagcaggattATTCAGGTTTTTACATAGAATTTAATCCTTCCTACGGTAGTTCAGTTATGTTAGATTCCTACTGTAAAACTCGTCTAGATTAGTTTTAATTCATTACTGATAAAAGGGCATTAAACTGGTTTCTGATCCACTTGTTTGCTCATTACATAGAGTTTATTGTCTCCAGTTGAAGATTCAGGCTCTTAAATAATGGGTGAACAGTGAGGATTTTTAGGACTGTGGCTAATCCCTTGAAATACAGGatgctattttttaatttaaagcctCTAATCTTCATAATCTGGCAAACAGTAATAAAGAACATTTAGCAGTGTTTTTAAATCTTAACACTCACCTACCAATTACATTCTCTAGCCTACAAGAACAGTGACTGTTAACTTTTGCAGTGTCTTCCAGCTGTGGATGAAAACATTACTGCAAAGAAGAAGGAGACaaaaagaaggaggaggaagaaaaatgcacaGAGAACTATACCTCCTGAGATTGCTGCTGATCCAGAGCTCGTCAAGTACTGGGCACAACGCTACCGGCTCTTCTCCCGGTTTGATGAGGGAATTAAACTAGACAGAGGTGGGTTCAGTACTAAGCATGCTGACTTGGTGATATATCCGAGGATTTATCCAAATCTGTGGTCCTTCTTGCAGTTTATTACTAATTTTCTTAAAAGAGGATCACTACTGAGTGTGTCTTTGCACCCATGGATAAATTCCTTCCCCCGCCTCCCAGCAGGCAGGTACCAGGCAGTCTTGGACTTCAGTGCTTTTTGTGTGGCACATCCCTGTCTGCATTAGTGCTTATATTTGCTGAAGATCTTGCTGGACCCAAATTACACTTTGTCAGGACTTGTTCAGAAACTCAgtgatatttttctatttctgtactttataaaataattttgtgaaacTTCCAAGTATGCTGATGGATCTAGTTTCATTCTGTTTTGTTCTGACTTGCAGCAGTCACTTGCAAAGCGACTTTTTTCCATGTTTGCTTGCAAAACACTTCAAATCATAAATTAATAGGTAAAGGAGGAATTAGGATTTCCAGgtattttttgttggttgggttTGTAAGCCTTCAATTTCTAATGCTTTCCCTCATAAAGTTGCAGATTAATTGGCAGAGCAGACATGgtgacaaagaaaataaaatggtggATAAGAGAATATATTTCTGGTTTAATTTCCTACAGAGCATCATCACAATATATAAATTTTTCATAGCTGTGCTCGTGGACTTCTCCTTGATAAACCAGAATCCTCAGCACCAAGGTCAACAAAGCATGTATTGAGATTGAGGCATATCGGTTTCCTTCAGTGAGACTTTGTTTGCTTAGCAAATCTCTGGGCTGAGCAAAGTTTATCATCTTCAAAGTTGGTATTTCCTGGTGGAATGCACTAAGCCAAAATTCTTGGGATTAACACTAAACTTTCAGTTTTATGTGGGgcttggttgtttgtttttaatttggtgACCTTGAAATAAGAggttaaaatacatttcttcgCCTTCCTCTGCAGAGGGCTGGTTTTCTGTTACTCCTGAGAAAATAGCTGAGCATATTGCTGTCCGTGTCAGTGAGTCATTCAACTGCGACATCATAGTGGATGCGTTCTGTGGGGTTGGAGGAAATGCTATCCAGTTTGCACTGACCTCAAAAAGAGGTAAGTAGGTGTTGTAAACAGTGCATTAGTTTTGTTTCTTCAATCTTTTTTCTGACACTATTCAGGTATGTGCTCTGTttgttgatttattttctttttcagtgctTCTGTAGCAACAGCAGTTGTTTCACTTCATCAAACTCACAAAATGACCTCTCTGTTTTCAAAAGGGACcaataaatctgcttttctattttaagtCAGAGTCAGATTTGTGTTGTACTAGTCAACACTATTGTTGTGTGGCATAATATCTGGTCTGTCAGATACTGTGGAGATCACTGGTAAAAGTGGACTTCTgtcaaagctgctgcttttcccaatTCTTACTTGAAGTCTGTGTACTCAAAAAAACCAGGCTCTACATGAACAGTACTTAAAGCACTGAATGGAATCCCGTGCAGATTCTGCAGAACCAAGTGCACAAAAGTGATAATAACTTCATGTTAGTCTAATGCCAGCTAATGATATTGTAGGGAAATGTTGAGAGTATTTCCTGTATAAATATTTCCTGCTAGATACTCATACCGGTTCATCTATGATCAATGTTTGAGCGAGACAAATGGTAGTTTCTACTGCATTAAATTTGGCAGGCTATGATCCCATCTATACATCTCACTTGGCTTTTTGTATTTCCTGGCtcaattttaatttctgatatTATGTATTGATCTTGTATCATCCATCTCTCTTGGGCTGTGTtggttggggctttttaaactCAATTTTCAGAAGTATGGGGCCAGCCACAGATAAATGTCTGGTCCTTGATCCTTGCGTGGGGCTGTCACAGCAGCGGTGTCTGACCGCAGTGCCCCGCCCCTGCTCGGGCGCCATTCCCCCTTCCCATTAATGCCAGTGTTTGCTGTCTCTGGCGGGCAGTGATCGCCATCGACATCGATCCCAAGAAGCTGCAGCTGGCGCGGCACAACGCGGAGGTGTACGGCGTGGCCGAGCACATCGACTTCCTGTGCGGAGACTTCATGGCGCTGGCGGCCGGCCTGCGCGCCGACGTGGTGTTCCTCAGCCCACCCTGGGGGGGACCCGACTACGCCACTGCCGAGATCTTCGACATCCAAACCATGATCTGCCCAGATGGATATCCtttccaggctgtgcctgccttGTGGTGGgcttctctctttcctctcctccctctcctgccatgggGTTTGCATGCCCAGTTGGCTGACTGTGGATGACACAGTCAGCAGCTGGAGTTCCAGATGCAAACCATTTGTTTAGTCCTCTTCACCAcctaaatttaaatatttttatttcttattaccAAATAAAACAGTAATGAGGTTTTCCTGAAAAAATCCATCAGTGAATTGAGTAGCTCTCAACTTAAAATGTTAATTCAGCAGTTTTAActcctttaaattattttattaaaatacccCATAGCAATCAAATAGCCATgtggtgtgtgtatatatacatatatatatagagagagagagataactAATTGTGTGAACTATGACCTTGTTATTAATTCCACTTTTTAATTGATTCATGAAGGGGATAtcttatttaaaatatcttactAAAACTGTTCTCAGTCAGCACCTGCCTGTGACTTGGGAAATCACACAAGAGTGCAAGCAAAATATTAACTCTTTGAATTAATATATAGAATTTCCTACTAGCTTGTTAACAGTGATACTGAGCACTCATTCATCTGGGAAGGTATTAACATAATAGTTTCATCATCTATGAAGTGTGGGGTTTCTTTTGTCACAGAATAATCTTAATTTGTCCCCTTTTTTGCTAAAATGTAACCATATTTGTAAGAAAATCTTCATATGCACGTGTGAGAGATTTCACAAAGTGGGTTAAAAAACAGTTGTAAGCTAAATATGCTAGCTACAACTACATTCAAATTTGTCAAATACTTCTTTGTAGTTCAGACAAATTTTCATGAAAAGTGAGTGTTGGgagtttttttctgcttttaggGCACTAATGGTGAAAGAGTTTCTGCATTTCAAAAGAGAATCCTGCCCACACACTCAAAAGATTAACTACAATTTAATTGCATAATAGCTGAAATTGAGACATACTTTCAAAATGAATCAATataaagaaacttttccttccccattcttatttttttcctttactggcTTCTACATTTGAAATTTTCAGGCTCTCCAAGAAGATCACCAACAATATTGTGTATTTTCTGCCTCGGAATGCTGATATTAACCAGGTGTGTTACTGGATGAGGTCTTGGTGAATGAATAAAATGTTCAGC harbors:
- the TGS1 gene encoding trimethylguanosine synthase encodes the protein MVQEPSPGLVAELLLRAGAAGAILCLCSRAFVEDRKLYKLGLKGFYVKDHNDSTGEEQASEEESHCPNVRLKVDTNHALDLEEVELDSEAELMKSMGLPLQFGGQSAHRDFVVTENYRKKNNVKIMKKKKKKKKELEQKHEDKMGQECQDEACGGCTQSVSGELALATEQCEMSSKPQAVIEENCESSESLASEALPSELKEKWEKYWNEYGEGLLWQSWLEKHQEVSSSEGIIASEPWSSPDTKEEWEQHYSELYWYYWEQFQYWTSQGWTTENSHGDKVEINGITQETGFSGEMGLVSPGPEHSEVLSLELSPSKTRSEERLPSSAELHSEIISGICDLNLNLEEVEQSSAALTVAHKDTEEQSSSDSGSQKEPCDGGSRKRRASCENKSVSQSGVKESCSSNSSEKKQLLLHDQDEDEDEEPPEYRCVKVKRSHELDVDENPVEDPEETCSVLGFKCGTGQKYGGIPDFTHRSVQYLEKKAKLKSKFLDLRKPRKSKNTHIFFTEESEMTCKKSKTLKKVEMFLKQISKPEEEDRSQTGTPRGKAEASSVSSSDSEGQEGVAATRSATPDAEIQEPPSPSAACTEPGGSKLEGEVQDAAASGSNELGTGRPEPGGGRQLVPLDIPDYLQPETEDISQAVDENITAKKKETKRRRRKKNAQRTIPPEIAADPELVKYWAQRYRLFSRFDEGIKLDREGWFSVTPEKIAEHIAVRVSESFNCDIIVDAFCGVGGNAIQFALTSKRVIAIDIDPKKLQLARHNAEVYGVAEHIDFLCGDFMALAAGLRADVVFLSPPWGGPDYATAEIFDIQTMICPDGFEIFRLSKKITNNIVYFLPRNADINQVASLAGPGGKVEIEQNFLNFKLKTITAYFGDLIRHDIS